In a single window of the Balaenoptera acutorostrata chromosome 3, mBalAcu1.1, whole genome shotgun sequence genome:
- the MORF4L1 gene encoding mortality factor 4-like protein 1 isoform X3, translated as MRGAAPGKKTSGLQQKNVEVKTKKNKQKTPGNGDGGSTSETPQPPRKKRARVDPTVENEETFMNRVEVKVKIPEELKPWLVDDWDLITRQKQLFYLPAKKNVDSILEDYANYKKSRGNTDNKEYAVNEVVAGIKEYFNVMLGTQLLYKFERPQYAEILADHPDAPMSQVYGAPHLLRLFVRIGAMLAYTPLDEKSLALLLNYLHDFLKYLAKNSATLFSASDYEVAPPEYHRKAV; from the exons gaaaacaaaaaagaacaaacagaaaa CACCTGGAAATGGAGATGGTGGCAGTACGAGTGAGACACCTCAGCCTCCTCGCAAGAAAAGGGCCCGCGTAGATCCTACTGTTGAAAAT gaGGAAACATTCATGAACAGAGTTGAAGTTAAAGTAAAGATTCCTGAAGAACTAAAACCATGGCTTGTTGATGACTGGGACTTAATTACCCGGCAAAAACAG ctCTTTTATCTTCCTGCCAAGAAGAATGTGGATTCCATTCTAGAGGATTATGCAAATTACAAGAAATCTCGAGGAAACACAGATAATAA gGAGTATGCTGTTAATGAAGTTGTGGCAGGGATCAAGGAATACTTCAATGTAATGTTGGGCACTCAGCTGCTCTACAAATTTGAGAGACCACAGTATGCTGAAATCCTCGCAGATCACCCGGATGCGCCCATGTCCCAGGTGTATGgagcgccacatctactgagatTATTTG TACGTATTGGAGCAATGTTGGCCTATACACCTCTGGATGAGAAGAGCCTTGCTTTATTACTGAATTATCTTCATGATTTCCTAAA ataCCTGGCAAAGAACTCTGCAACTTTGTTTAGTGCCAGCGATTATGAAGTGGCTCCTCCTGAGTACCATCGGAAAGCTGTGTGA